GCACTGCATGTTTTATCCATGTGTCAGCTTGGAAGGCTGCCAGGCTCATCGTCCGTGAAGGGGCTTCTGAGTATTTCATATACTTAGGGCTGTATTCTGCTTTCGGTGACGCCAATGGATATTTTCCTATTGAGTTCAGTGACAGTGGCACTGGGTTAGAAGGAAGCAAAACACTTGTAGATGCTGGAACTGTGCTTTTAAATAAGTGACTTAAAGTCGTCAGAATATCCCTCAAGTCAATCAGTGTTGgcatttcctgtttgttttcccttccagGAGAAGAAGATTTTTCAGATTCCCTGGATGCATGCTGCAAGACATGGGTGGGATGTTGAAAAAGATGCTCCCTTATTTAGAAACTGGGCAATTCACACAGGTATTGGAACTCTCTTTCTGCAGGACAGATTTTCCcattgttttcccttttaaagttacattttcctgctttcttgtctttgcttttacTAACACAGAGAGTGAATTTAAGTTTCTAGATTTGTGGGAGGCTAAGTGCTTTTTTCAAGGCCTGCGATACTCTCCAGCTTTATTGAAGCGCCGTAACTCATTTGCATTGAGGAACACAGTAAAACTTAATTGATTTAAACGTTAACAAGATTGGGTTCAAAATTGTCAGGAGTAGAGCACACTCAGCACTTTGTAGACTTGGGCCCTTAGGCTTTTTATGCCTTTCTATGGATTTGAGCCAGACATAATAAAGGTAAATGCCGCGCAAGCTTTTCCACATTGTTGTGGAGTCACATCTGATCTGCAGTGCCCTGCATCCTTCTTGAGCAGAAACTGTTCATCATGTGTTCTAGAAACGTGCATGGGAATGAGATCACAACACTCTCTTGCAACCTCAGCTATTGTTTGATGGCTTGTTGTGGGAACCAAAGGCTGATACCTTGAAGTTAACCTATGCTGTTATTAATTCGCCTTAGGTTTTCAATTGCACGTCGTGTGTGCCTAACTATCTTTTCTTGCTTAGGAAAATACCAGTCAGGAGTAGATAAACCCGATCCAAAGACGTGGAAGGCAAACTTCCGTTGTGCCATGAACTCTCTGCCTGACATAGAAGAAGTGAAGGACAAAAgtataaagaaaggaaacaatgcCTTCAGGGTGTACCGGATGCTGCCGTTATCTGAAAGACCTTCCAAAAAAGGTAGAGGGGAGAGCTTGTCAACATGAAAATGGTGTTGGgggcattgtttttattttggggcCCACAAATGTGCCAGTTCTACTTCTGCTGTGAAGCTGGACATTTTTATCCAGATATTCCCCAGAACTTAGGAACAGCTGTATGAAAAATGGGCTACATTCAGTTAAGAGAACAAGCCGCTTGGAGGGGGAGAATCAACGAGATGTGGTACCCCCAAGCTGGTGATGTGTGTAAATTGTGTTAGTTCTGTTACAGCCGATGGAGTTGTGTTCATATGCTAGTCCCAGGTCTCCTTCAGTCAAGGAAGATGATTAGGGGGATATTAGAGATCAATGCATTTAACTCAGTAGGGCTCATTCAGAATACGGTGGCAGACATTTTGGTATCTTTTGTCAAGCAAGGGTAGAAATAAACTGGCGCTGTGTTGAGCTGAGTGGGAGCAGTACACTCTCTGCTCAGAATAGTAAACCGTGAAACCACTGTTAGTTACGTAGCTACACTAGGCCATGAAAAAACAGCCCCCACAGCATGATAATGGTGAAATGGGAAACTATGTTTGAATCCCCAAATTTAGGGATTAGGTCTCCCATCTGCCAGGAGAGGACCTAACCACCAGGTCAATCTCATGAGTATTTGGTTTCTTATGGAGTAGAAACACTGGCTTCTTTATGGCTCAGTGGCTTCCTTATGGCTTTGTTACTGGTTTATGGAGTAGAACGATGGCTTCCTTAGTCCTCTGGTATCCTCTGGTGTCTAGGATTTTTGGGCGAAAAGATAACCTGCAAACCAAACGCACGGTGTCCCTCTAAAATCCAATTCAGTTCACCTGTAGCTCAGTTTGCTATTTTCTTAAATTGGGAAGTGAAAGGCATATCTTCAGTTTAAGGTCAGTGTGATTGGAAATGATGAACTGGCATTTTGGGGGCAGAATCATACTATGAAAGGGAGATCAATCTGCAAAAGGTAGAACATTTGCTTTGAAACTGTTTCCAGTCTCTTGTATGTTCAGGCATATTTCCCTGAACCATAACCTGTCCCATTGTGGTAGATTCCTCTCATAGCTGTAAGAACTAGAAAAGTTCAtcatgaaagctgagattctgaAGATGGGGGCTGTAGCAGGAGAGGATTCTGCAGCAAGTCCAGTTACAATAAAACTCTGACGTATTTTGGGTCCTGTATATATTCTCACATGCCCTTTCTATGTGGCACGTGGCTAAATTTATGTGTGAGTGAGAGCAAAAGAATTTGGCTGCAAACATGTCTAATTCTCAATGTGTCGTGTAGTAGAGATGGGAGAAATTCCTGGGACACGTCTGTGCAAACAGTGGGGTGGATTTGAGCTTGCACCAGCAGGTCTGAGCTTCCGCATCAGGGTCTTGTGAattcagagcagaggcagcaacGCTGGGGTCTGCCAAGGCACACAACACTTTGTGAGGGTCATATGCTGTGTGGTTTTCTGGATTCTCAAGTCCAGCATGATTGCTTAAACCAGTTTTGCATGAATTATAAAATATAGTCCCCCTCCTCAGGTTGCAactatttacaaaaatatttgctgaagttTATTGTGATCTCTTTTCACATTAAATCAATGAACAACCTCCCTTTTCCAGTAGCTACAGTGAGAGTGTCACAAATGTGATGAGacatatattttgatttttttccctttaagagtatttttcttccccttccttcttttttaagcAGGCCTTGTTGCTTAGTTTGTCACTCTTAGGTATTTTTCACCTTGTTTTTTTGACTGCAGTTGCTTTCCTCAGTCCCATCGTGGTTCTTTTTTGTAgccctttaaaaagaaacaccgGAGTGTTCAAGGTGAATTTTTGACTGCCCAGGCCTTAAGGGGggtttaaaattaagcaaaatgtGTTCTCCCTTTCCTAGGAGGTGCTACCATTTTGAGGCACGTTTTGGGGCTATTTGTTGGTGAATATAGGAAGTGTGAAGGATAACTTGTGGCACACAGGACTTTAAGAAATCTTCCTTCTgttgttgcaggaaaaaaaacgaAGTCCGAGAAGGATGACAAATTCAAACAAATTAAGGTAAGAAGTGGCTGTTTAATAGTGTGAGAGCTTGTGAAAACAGTCTGTTGCAAATTTTTTTAATAGCCCCAATAGTATATTGTGGTGGATATTTGCAAATCTGTCATGCTTGTGGTTTGGTTAAGTAGCTACAGTTACAtgggatgtttggggttttttttaaaaacgtgAAGGCTGTTGGAGCCGTGACTGACGTCATCAGTTGACACAGCCTTTGTGTTACGCCTGGAGGTTGGAAAACTGGCAGCCTCGGCAATACATTTGCATTTGTTTGTCTGTGTAAGTAGAAATACAGTAATTATGGAAGGAATGCTTCTGAACAATAGAGCTACCTTTTGGAGCAATTAATTTCTGTGCGTAAGGAAGGCATTGGAAATTCATTTTCGTTTAGGCGAGGGGGAGAAGTTCTGTCAGAGCTGCACCTTCTGCTCATGTTTTGGCAGTTAGAATACCTCAGTTGTAAAGCTCCTCAGTCACTGCCTGAGATTTCTGCTTGTTCAGAGCATGGACCCAGACTGACGTTAGCTTTCCCTACAAAGCATGGTGTTTCCTAGCTTTTGCACTTCTGCCGAGCGCCTCTACGAGGTGGTCAGTATTACACACTGGCAGGATTTGGTCCGCCTTCGatgtttttcaaaaagcaaatcgCAAAGGTTTCAGACTTTCAGCCTTTAGTAAAGTTGGTGTTCTTGGGTTGCACGTAGCAGCCGTGTCTGCAGCAGAAGGGCAGCTCAGTCCCCTGCTGCTTGCTTGTGAAGGGCTGGGCCACCCATGCCTGGGTACAGGTTCTGCACCTGCTGGCCAGGAGATGCTCTGGGCCAGGTGAACCCAGAGGCCAGGGAAAACTCCTCCACTGAAATCAGGTTTGGAAGGCAGACGCTGTCCTGGTGGTTGACACTTGTGGAGTTATATGTCAGAATAGTGTGACTTTTAAATGATCTTAAAGGAACCGCTTTTTAACCATCCTATCTGGATCATGCAGCTACGTGTGCTTGTTAGAACGTGACTCTGATGGCAGCCTGTGTTCAGAAGGAGCCAGTAAACTCCTTTGGTCAGAGCAGAGCAGCGTGTGATGCCTGCCAAAGCTGGCAGCAGCACTTTGCCGTTCCCCTCCTTCATAGTCTTTCTTTTAGTCAAAATATTAAATGCCTGAAAAGTTGTAGAGGCGCTTGAACAGTCTTGTCCTCTCCATTAAGATTATCTCACAGTCATTGCTGAGGGAGTCCCAGTGATGCCTGGGAGACTAATGCATGTGGCGTTAGGCCTGGGAGTAGGTGCCAGTGGGGCGATGCTCGCAGCTTTTGGGAGTGCTTTCCTCTAGCTCACATACCCTGAGCTGCACAGAAGCATTAGGCCAGGCGACACAGGAGCAGTGAGCTGAGCTGGCTGTGCCTCCAGCACGTACATCTACCAGCAATACCTGCTAGGAGCATACAGCTCACCAGCCACCAACTATGGTATGGCCACTTAGCTCTTGTAGGCTTTGAGCTGGAGACAGGTAGTATTCCTGTCTGTTCCCCCTTATTCTGGCAAATGCGTACATGAGCTGGCCTCCAGATATGCCTGCATAGATGCTCCTTCCACGCTTAGCTACTGTTAGACTGACTATTGAATGTTGAAGACTATAACAGCGGAGAAGGGTGGTGGATGAATTAATGCAAATGCACATTTCTGAGCATTGAAAGCTGCTTATAATTGCTTTGCTCGGTGATGTGAAGTCCTGAAATCCGAGTTGCGTGTTTTGCATTGAATGCCTTGCAGTTACCCTGAAAACCTCTCTTTAGTTGAGGTGAGTGGGAGGCTGCTCCACGATCTCCTGCCTGGTAACTGCAATGGGGTAATATCAGCAGAAAGAAGCTGACAATCTGAGTGCAGATCTGCAAAAGGACTTAAGCGTGGCAAGAGTCTCGTATTGAGCTCCCCCCTGTTGCCACTGCCAGACCCTGTGGGTACCCACAGCAGCCGCTGGTGGGGATGAAGAGCCCTGCCAGGCCTTGCTGAGCTTGAGCAGGGTGCTCAGGGCACTTCCCTGCTTGTCCCCATGGATGTGAGAGACCTGGGCCTTAGCAAATCGCTGCTCCGCATTAGGCAAGCGGGGCTGCGAGCCGGTCTCCCACCTCGCAGATAGATCTCTGACCACTGGGCTTTGGGGCAAATGGGGTCTCTCCCTTAAAACGTGAATTCTCAGCAATGGGAGGAGGGCGTAAGTGTCTGAGTAGCCTAGATAAAAACAGGCTCCTtcctttgaaacaaaattaagggCTGAACTGCCTGCCTGAGGCTTAATTTCTACCTTATCCTAGATGCATCCTTTTGATTACGCATGCAGCTCCCTGTtgagacattttttaaaatctaagtgCCACCTTTCCCCATGCATTTAGCTTAGGCTTCCAGCAGGCATCTGGACACTGAAAATTTAGGTGATTTAACATCCAACTATGCCAGTGTCCATGTCCCTTTGTCGATCTGGCACCATCACCCGAGTTCCAggatacttatttttttctgcagcttgaaAGGGGCTACTAAATAAATTTCCCTGTAACCAAGCCTCAGTAAAGCTGAGCAAGGTGCTGCATGTGCAGCGTTCCCATGGGGGCTGCTGTGTTTGCTGGGGCATTGCACAACACCAGAGGCTCAGGGCTCCAGTGTGCAGCCGTAACCTGTCTCTGCAGTCAGTGATCCTCGGTGGATCAATAGCAGCTAATTTTATCTTTTCCGGCTCTCCAATTCTTTGACCTGCAGGTCGACACAACCAGTGCAGCTCATCGAAGACCTAGTTGCCATTAGCACTACCTTTGCACTCTTCAGATATGCAGAGGGGCCTTGGGACAGGGTGCGTGTTTGCCTCGCTTAATGGCTGGGAAGATGCAGACTTCTGTCGAAGTGACAGCTCTTTTTGAGTGGATCACAATCACAGCATGTGGCATCCAGGAAAGACCTGTCACAGTGTCCCCAGTTTTTTGTCCCCCTGATAACAGTTCATATGGTTAGTACTGTGAAGGGCTAGCACCACAAGTCTTGAGGCTCACCTTTGCCCTGCCCTTGCTGAAATGCTTTAGAGCAGTGAAAATGGGCATGGCGTGGCATCAGATCCAACTGGCAGCTCTGCGCATCCATGCAGGTGTCTCTGGGTCAGCAGCGAGGCAGAACTTCCCTTGCAGAGCTAGCACTGCCAGTCCAGAGTAAGAGCAAAAGACTTTAGACTTTGTAACTGATAACCCCATAAGGGAGCCAATACCAGGGAGGAGGTTGGACCTGTAGATAATCCTTTAAATGTGTTcatagctttttaaagaaatcccGAGTTTATGGAATTAAACTTTTGGTGTCTATTCTGAAGGGAGTTTTTTAGATTCCCACTCGAGTGTACCAGACCTACAGAGATGCATCTTGTGGAAAGCTCAGTCTATGTAGAACAGGTGGTGTTTTCCCAACGCTATTGCCCTGTGGTAATGTTTATGATGTGATCTAAAAGGCTGTATTTAGTGTAAACACTTTGGTTTGCTTTCAGGCTTGCTGCAGAGAAAAATTAAGGCTAGGATTTTGTAATTGCTGTACAGAAGCTAAGGCTTCCTTTCAGAGAGCACTAAGAGATACAGCATGTTTGGAAGGGGATGAGGATGAATATTAAATAGAGTATCATTTTAAAGCAATGTTTCTTCCTCGTTTGTTCCAAATGTTAATCTCTTGTAGTAAATAGCACACTAATTTCTTGCTCTCTGAAGGCTCACtctaaatctgaaaattaaaagtaGCTGTCATTTCAAAGCAGAAGATTTGGAAATGGAGTAGACTCTGGCTTCTTCTCAGAGAACCAAAATACTAGTTCTAAGACCGTGTCTAGCAGAGAACAGGGGGTATATGGCAGGCAGAAGTGATATGAGTTATTACCATCTCAGAACAAAGAGATGAACTGAGTCCAGGCTCCTAAAATAAATCAAACCTGACCCAACTGTACTGTTTTCATTCTAGCAAGAGCCAGTTGAATCATCTTTTGGGATTAATGGGCTAAATGATGTCACTTCTGACTATTTCCTGTCCTCCACTATAAAAAATGAAGTTGACAGTACAGTGAACTTTGTAGGTAAGTACTCCTATGCTTTTCTTATATGCTAAGCATACAGGTGACTTCAGGAACTCTTTTGAGTTTGCCAAACTCAGCTTTCCATCAGCATTTTGCACTTTGGAGAACACCATGGTTACAATCAGGTCAACACATTTTTCACTAGCCCAAGCCATGTGAGGTCCTGGTTGCAGGTCAGCCCCACCACCTTGCAGAGACAGCGAGCAGCACTGTGGCAGTGTGGTGGTTCCCCTGAGAGCAAAGCACTTACAGACATGCTCAGGTGGCTTTTCCTGACATGAACTTACTCCACAGGGTAGTCCTCAGCTATGAGGAGACTGTAGCTGGTGTCACGTGGGAGTTAAACTGCAGTTGGATGGCAGTTTCCCATTGCTCAAAGCAGAGGTTTGTATAGGGTACTGTTTTATTTGGGAGTTTAAACCTGCAGACGAAATGGAGGAACTTGTTTTTTTTACTTGCACCTCAGTAGCAGAGTTAGTTCTTAACATCATTGAGCTAACAACGAGAATCAGCGAAGACTGCATTTAGAAACTGGTACATTAGGAATTAGCTGTCATCTCAGCATGTGAATGATTGGTTTTTGGTAGAATAATTGGGCTGGTTTTTGACAGCTCTTTTTTGGCTGAGGTTGTCACTGCAGCGAGGGCTCCTAGAAATGTGACCCATATACCATTTTCTCTAGAATCCCCCTTCTATATATGTCAGAAAAGTGTTTGACAAATATGTTAGTCTTCTGTTTGGAGAGATGGCAGAAAGTATGTGCAGTGACTATTTTTGATGCCCATGCCTTAGGTCGCAAGGCTTTCTGTAGTCATTCCCCTCGAGTACTTCTGTGGCTGAGGAGTTTGTGAGTAGTTTTCCTCTCTTTATGGCAGTTCATTTAATCAGCTGTTGCTTTGTAAGAGTGCTAGAACATGATTGTTGCTCCTACTATTACAGAGGGTTTTATAACTTGAAGGAATAGCATTGTAGTGCTATTACTGCTTCCTATTTACTGACTGACTCATaaacaaatctgaaaacacaCCAAGGCCAATAGGCAGTCCCAGGGAAGAAGCTTCATacacttttgctttattttaccGTCCTAAAGTCAAACAGAGATCAATTAACAGCAGTCTTTGGAATGTACCTGGTGTTCCCCAAAATCCACTAACATCAGAGAGAGTCATTTTGCTGCAAACATCTCAACTTTCTACAGTACAGTGTATCCTGAACTCCAGTTTGATTTTATGATGAGATGAATGCATGTCACACCTTAGAAGGTCTCAGTAATTTACAGGACAGGACCCATAGTGGCAACATCAACATCTAAGAATGGTCAAAGGTCTGTTGTGGAAACCAAGCAAGAGGTTCAGAGGAACAGAACTGAATTTGCACCTTAAgggctttcatttttctctggagTCACAGAATCCATTTTCAGGGGTAGGACAGCAAGGCTCGGGTGGGTAACTGTCATCCAGTGTTATTTAATTAATGGCTTGTGAAGTGTGCTGCTTATCCAGACTGCAGAGAGAAGTCCGTGTTTAGGACTGCAAGCAGGATTTTAATGTAAACAGGGGGAAAAGGGTAAAATAGATCTGTTTTGCAGAAAGGAGGGAAGTCagctggaggggaggaaagaCAAAGAGCATATGCAGTGTTTCTGACATACGTGCAGCTCACGGGAAAGTGGTGGCATACTGCCCAAGCAAGCAGTAATTTTTTCTGTGCAAGTTATCTCTCGGGGTGGGTAAGAATTCGTCAGGTACTGAGGAGAAAGGTAAAACAGTACAGATGGCCTGCTCATACCCTGGCACGATACTGGTTTCTCCCACGTAAAAattaactctgtgtgtgtgctcttGCCCCCTGCACCCAACGCAATAAAAAGCAGGTTGCTTCAGAACCAGGAAAGATGGAAATACGGTAGAAATGAAATAGCTGGAACAAAATGGTAGTAATTGTAGTGATTCAACTTCTAAAAAAACCACTATCCACtatttatgtaattttctttATGCTGGAATTGTCTCATAAAATACACATCCAGCTTTGGGGGACTTCCCAGTGGTTACCTGGCACTTCACAAAGCAAAATGATatgcagcttttctctgggagaaaaacctgtcacttttctttttcaaaaagtcaTGTTTTAGCCTTGTCTAAAGGTAGAAGGCAGGAATGgattgtgtgtatatacatgtgcatTCATGTATATTTATCTTGATGATAATGATATTCCTATTGAGGAATAGACACtatcttttgccttttttaaaattaataattagaGTACTTAGGTCACTGAGCAGAAGAATTTCAAGATCTACTGTTTCATTGCCTACATTTTTTCCCATCATGGGTCTAGAAAAAAATGGACTGTCTGAATTTCTAACAACACAGCACCGTGTTCGTACACAATTTGTTTGTATGAAGATTGTGCCTTTTGAAGCTTTATGTTCCAGTGAAAGAATATCTATAGTCCTTCCCTTTCTCTTGGACAACTGTGGATTCAGGTTAGCCATCTGCTGAGACAGCTCCATCCCTGTGTGCTCTTCAAATCGAGCTAGTGGCTTTCAGCTCTGTGCTGGACTAATGCAGTGGTCATGTGTTCATACTGCTGGGATCGATAGGGGAGTTGTACAAGACAGAGGGAATTATCTCAAGCAGCACCAGAGAAGTGAGATTCTGGCTTTCACCATAGTTTTGCTTTGCTCAGTAACTTCTTGGTAGCTCGGTTTGTTCCCCTGTTTCAAAAGGGTGTCGTGTAGCACAATTAATGCCTGCAAAGCATTTCAGGACACTTGCAAAGAATCCATGATGCCTTCACTTTGTAGAAATAAATAATGTTCCTTTAGTATTAAATATAATGTGCCTGGGGGAATGGGAAAACCGTCTTTTAATAACCAACCAGACTGTAGCTTTCAGTCACAGACCATGGGGATTACAGACTACAGGTATAACTGTGCTTTTCTACATACCATCACTGGCATTGCAAGGATCAGTGAGAATAAGCATCTAACTggagaagaaatttttcacaggTTCATGTCATGTATAAATCAGAGTCCCACCATGTTTTACATGACCGTGTGGCCAGTTTGTTGCATGCCAGTTCCGGTCTTCTGGTGCATAATTTACATGAGAGCATCCAGAGGCCATGGGATGTTGGCAGCTTGCAGAATGAGGATGCTTTCCCAGGTTAGGAGAGATTGCTGTGGTCCGTATGTCCTCATGAGACCGTGTTTCTGAGTGGAGGAGGAGTGTGGCTGTGGTCTTCCCTGGGAAAGCCTCTGGACAGCTGGTATGTCAAGGGGAGCTCAAGGACGTTATGTGTGAGAGCCAGGGGAGAGTTAGCCATTTTCAGTCAtcacaagtggggaaaaaaaggtctctgAAGGTGCTGGAAACTAAATAAATCACACAGGTTTCCTTTAGAAGTCCCATTGAAAGCAGGTGGTGGGCATGGAAGAAAGTGCTGAGACAGTATTGAAGACTCACTCAAATACCAAGCAGGCTCCAAGGACAGGCTCTTAGAGATCCAGCCAGGGTCAAGGTGTTACGAGTAatcaatttttcatttctaaccCCAAGTTGTAGGACAGCCGCACCTTGATGGCAGCAGCGAGGAGCAGGTGATAGTTGCCAATCCTCCTGATGTTTGCCAGGTAGTAGAAGTGACAACAGAAAGCGACGAACAGCCCCTCAGCATGAGCCAGCTGTACCCCCTTCAGATCTCCCCTGTCTCGTCCTATGCAGGTAAGCATcctggcatttctttttttggaaatgtt
This region of Aptenodytes patagonicus chromosome 4, bAptPat1.pri.cur, whole genome shotgun sequence genomic DNA includes:
- the IRF2 gene encoding interferon regulatory factor 2 isoform X1, which translates into the protein MPVERMRMRPWLEEQINSNTIPGLKWLNKEKKIFQIPWMHAARHGWDVEKDAPLFRNWAIHTGKYQSGVDKPDPKTWKANFRCAMNSLPDIEEVKDKSIKKGNNAFRVYRMLPLSERPSKKGKKTKSEKDDKFKQIKQEPVESSFGINGLNDVTSDYFLSSTIKNEVDSTVNFVVVGQPHLDGSSEEQVIVANPPDVCQVVEVTTESDEQPLSMSQLYPLQISPVSSYAESETTDSVPSDEENVEGRLHWQKKNIEGKQYLSNLGMRNTSHMLPSMATFVANKPDLQVTIKEESCPLPYNSSWPPFPDIPLPQVVSTASTSSSRPDRETRASVIKKTSDITQSRVKSC